The Streptomyces sp. HUAS CB01 genome has a segment encoding these proteins:
- a CDS encoding IS256 family transposase, translating into MTAPDSLPLHALAEDNLASASPDLLRAMVKTFADALMSAEADALCNAEYGQVSEERVNHRNGYRPREWDTRAGTVELAVPKLRQGSYFPHWLLERRRRAEQALISVVATAYLLGVSTRRVEKLAESLGVTQLSKSQVSAMAKHLDEQVAAFRNRPLDAGPYAFVWVDALTQKVREGGRIINVHALIAVGVNADGHREILGIDVATAEDGAGWLAFLRSLIARGLTGVQLVISDAHAGLVDAIGAVLPGASWQRCRTHYARNLLSQVPKSAQPWVATLLRTVFEQPDTDAVQAQMRHVLDALEAKFPKAAAHLDAVQHDLLAFTAFPREIWRQIWSNNPQERLNKEIRRRTDVVGIFPDRTAVIRLVGAVLAEQNDEWTEARRYMGRDLLAKARLHPIESENNDTLLPTELTA; encoded by the coding sequence ATGACCGCACCAGACAGTCTGCCCCTGCACGCCCTCGCCGAGGACAACCTCGCCTCGGCGAGTCCCGATCTGCTGCGCGCGATGGTGAAGACGTTCGCCGATGCGCTCATGTCGGCGGAGGCCGACGCCCTCTGCAACGCGGAGTACGGGCAGGTCAGCGAGGAACGCGTCAACCATCGCAACGGCTATCGCCCGCGCGAGTGGGACACCCGCGCCGGGACCGTCGAGCTCGCCGTCCCCAAGCTGCGGCAGGGCAGTTACTTCCCGCACTGGCTGCTCGAACGCCGTCGCCGGGCCGAACAGGCCCTGATCTCGGTGGTCGCCACCGCCTACCTGCTCGGCGTCTCCACCCGCCGGGTCGAGAAGCTCGCCGAGTCCCTCGGTGTCACCCAGCTGTCGAAGTCCCAGGTCAGCGCGATGGCCAAGCACTTGGACGAACAGGTCGCCGCCTTCCGCAACCGGCCCCTGGACGCCGGGCCGTATGCGTTCGTCTGGGTCGACGCACTGACCCAGAAGGTCCGGGAAGGCGGCCGCATCATCAACGTCCACGCGCTGATCGCGGTTGGCGTCAACGCCGACGGACACCGCGAGATCCTCGGCATCGACGTCGCCACCGCCGAAGACGGCGCCGGCTGGCTCGCCTTCCTGCGCTCACTCATCGCTCGCGGCCTAACCGGCGTCCAGCTCGTCATCTCCGACGCCCATGCCGGCCTCGTCGACGCCATCGGTGCCGTTCTGCCCGGCGCGTCGTGGCAGCGCTGCCGCACCCACTATGCGAGGAACTTGCTGAGCCAGGTTCCGAAATCGGCCCAGCCCTGGGTGGCCACGCTGCTGCGGACCGTCTTCGAACAGCCCGACACCGACGCGGTCCAAGCACAGATGCGGCACGTCCTGGACGCGCTGGAGGCCAAGTTCCCGAAAGCCGCAGCCCACTTGGACGCTGTCCAGCATGACCTGCTGGCCTTCACGGCCTTCCCGCGTGAGATCTGGCGACAGATCTGGTCGAACAACCCGCAGGAGCGGCTGAACAAGGAGATCCGCCGCCGCACAGACGTGGTCGGCATCTTCCCCGACCGCACAGCCGTCATCCGGCTGGTCGGGGCGGTCCTGGCCGAGCAGAACGACGAGTGGACCGAAGCCCGCCGCTACATGGGCCGCGACCTGCTGGCCAAGGCCCGACTCCACCCGATCGAGTCAGAAAACAACGACACCCTCCTGCCCACCGAACTCACCGCATAG
- a CDS encoding SAM-dependent methyltransferase, whose amino-acid sequence MRARAAHRTVPGMADTDLPPRLTRLTFHGPLSEERAARLVARLARREPATVLDIGCGWGELMLRLLEAAPDAKGVGIDLNGDDLSRGRRNAATRGLLARVEFLEESATGTPHGPADVVLCVGSGQALLGPDGGDADGTGPVTGGETGASGALRATTAALRALRSLVTPGGRVLFGEGFWQRTPAPEELAAMWPGARADDHLLLADVAEAAVAAGFRIEAIETAGETEWEDFESGYLADLEEWLTTHPGHPLAEGTRERVDRHRASWLRGYRGVLGLAYLTLIPAV is encoded by the coding sequence CGCCTGACCCGCCTGACCTTCCACGGGCCGCTGTCCGAGGAGCGCGCCGCCCGGCTCGTCGCGCGTCTCGCCCGCCGCGAGCCGGCCACCGTCCTCGACATCGGCTGCGGCTGGGGCGAGTTGATGCTGCGACTGCTGGAGGCAGCGCCCGACGCCAAGGGCGTGGGCATCGACCTGAACGGGGACGACCTCTCCCGCGGTCGCCGCAACGCGGCCACGCGCGGGCTCCTCGCACGCGTCGAGTTCCTCGAGGAGTCGGCGACCGGCACTCCGCACGGACCGGCCGACGTCGTCCTGTGCGTGGGCTCCGGCCAGGCCCTGCTCGGCCCGGACGGCGGTGACGCGGACGGGACCGGCCCGGTCACCGGCGGCGAGACCGGCGCCTCGGGGGCGCTCCGGGCGACCACCGCGGCGCTCCGGGCGCTCCGTTCACTGGTCACCCCGGGCGGGCGCGTGCTGTTCGGCGAGGGCTTCTGGCAGCGCACCCCCGCGCCGGAGGAACTGGCCGCGATGTGGCCCGGTGCCCGCGCCGACGACCACCTGCTGCTGGCCGACGTCGCAGAGGCCGCCGTCGCCGCCGGATTCCGTATCGAGGCGATCGAGACCGCCGGTGAAACGGAGTGGGAGGACTTCGAGTCGGGCTACCTCGCCGACCTGGAGGAATGGCTCACCACCCACCCGGGGCACCCCCTCGCCGAGGGCACCCGCGAGCGGGTGGACCGTCACCGGGCGAGCTGGCTCCGCGGATACCGGGGGGTGCTTGGCCTCGCGTACCTCACGCTGATCCCGGCGGTCTGA
- a CDS encoding SHOCT domain-containing protein, with protein MNSLAHVGPAPWILFFPLVWAAVILGGITLLRRAGLRGRPGPWQHAHAAHPSRPSYGERSPIAVLGRRLVASWEVVYGFDLIRGFAPASGWRPHRRTATG; from the coding sequence ATGAACTCGCTCGCACACGTCGGGCCCGCCCCGTGGATCCTGTTCTTCCCGCTCGTCTGGGCGGCGGTGATCCTCGGCGGCATCACGCTGCTGAGGCGCGCCGGCCTGCGAGGTCGTCCCGGGCCGTGGCAGCACGCGCACGCCGCGCACCCCTCGCGACCCTCGTACGGCGAGCGCTCACCGATCGCGGTGCTCGGGCGGCGGTTGGTTGCGTCCTGGGAAGTGGTGTACGGGTTCGACCTGATCCGGGGGTTTGCTCCGGCATCGGGATGGCGCCCGCATAGACGAACGGCCACCGGCTGA